One window of bacterium genomic DNA carries:
- a CDS encoding DUF11 domain-containing protein, translating into MGDFFCLALAAALFAPGSAAFAQTKQPPVIAAIAYSFRVDKDRPAHTDSLIYTIRVWNDPLQADTLAGVEVEFFLPSFENGRFALQLATFHDAGRYPVAIDAAAGKITWQVGNLVRRPPPLRSDTATVVFSFHIAAVAEFSLSCGENPLTAIARVSFRNAEGRRIYPGTPRAAESTLVLTPDLVAENLSVPLEPQRRGDPLKLRYDYANRGNVARAATLCLRLPAGLTADSLQVTPDSITVAPVSADSLCLNLGVIAAGVQQSVELSLLLPPDLPGDLDSLCLSATLITDCDLNLANNSFRNACAALAPLDLLTLTKQAVPPRARVGDTLTFTLTVRNLDQRLTAWNLTVVDSLAPGLEVISADSPFSLVNRVVRWQRPALAAGSAWPLRLVVRLTEEWLRQQPGNPCAVATLWNVAAVASTSALGAASPEAPQNLNNNRSAAAVVVEPPADLLEIFTIVDTLRSTGPAVLLPGDTLRFTLHYRNLTGPVAASVTVIDSLPDPAFLQLLAPLPAGFRYEAAAHRLVGDRSSLAPAARDSASFLMLLRPTGSACEDIVLHNRAVIQEAAQLDCNLANNASTTALTVVGNRNLLQLTTLAPAAADPGEEILFTLHYQNLSEIPATGVVLQVDLAEALAVTAISDSGRLLSALRLAWQLGTLAPHAGGSVSWRATVRNTVRCEPEQITIISRIDSEVQDCVLKDNVSVTAITLNATPPAERPQLAVYGLQLTDANGNGCAEPGEPLRLRLMFQNRGDSTARQIEFIDLFARWGTQTWPVPPPLALTAALAPNGTGYADFEFTLTANDFSATDLTFNGKLTAANFCAAAIDSALIRLRFCPLPNLVFKQVNLTDAPGNRDGLASEAEPLAALLVYQNESPVAADSVTLTLNLAPPHLELLESRPALALPLPLQLRRALAAGQQDSVRLTLRYADFAPAEAMVALTATLTGSAFVPPVTAHAAIAIKQECFARPNPFIPGRHPEGVRFAPNDGQQVEIFDLHGNRRRALTTRERWDGRDDSGRECEPGLYVWSIAGNCRGTIVVVR; encoded by the coding sequence TTGGGGGATTTTTTTTGTCTGGCCCTGGCCGCGGCGCTGTTTGCGCCGGGCAGCGCGGCATTCGCGCAAACCAAGCAGCCGCCCGTCATTGCGGCCATCGCGTACTCGTTTCGAGTTGACAAAGACCGGCCGGCGCATACCGACAGCCTGATTTACACCATCCGGGTGTGGAATGATCCGCTGCAGGCCGACACGCTCGCCGGCGTGGAAGTCGAATTCTTCCTGCCTTCTTTTGAAAACGGCCGTTTCGCGCTGCAGCTCGCGACGTTTCATGATGCCGGCCGCTATCCGGTTGCAATTGATGCCGCGGCCGGAAAGATCACCTGGCAGGTCGGCAATCTCGTGCGCCGGCCGCCGCCGCTGCGCAGCGACACCGCCACCGTCGTTTTCTCTTTTCATATTGCCGCGGTGGCGGAATTCTCGCTGAGCTGCGGCGAAAATCCCCTGACTGCCATTGCGCGCGTTTCGTTTCGCAATGCCGAGGGCCGCCGCATCTATCCCGGCACGCCACGCGCCGCAGAAAGCACGCTGGTCTTGACGCCGGATTTGGTCGCGGAGAATCTCAGCGTGCCGCTCGAACCGCAGCGCCGCGGTGACCCGCTGAAGCTACGCTATGACTATGCCAATCGCGGCAACGTGGCGCGCGCGGCCACACTCTGTCTGCGCCTGCCCGCGGGCCTCACCGCGGACAGCCTCCAGGTCACGCCCGACAGCATAACCGTCGCGCCGGTCAGCGCTGATTCGCTTTGCTTGAACCTCGGCGTGATCGCCGCCGGCGTGCAGCAGAGCGTGGAGCTGAGCCTGCTGCTGCCGCCGGATCTGCCCGGCGACCTCGATTCTCTCTGCCTCAGCGCAACGCTGATCACCGACTGCGATCTCAATCTCGCCAACAATTCCTTTCGCAACGCCTGCGCCGCGCTTGCGCCGCTCGATCTGCTCACCCTCACCAAGCAAGCCGTCCCGCCACGCGCACGCGTGGGTGACACGTTGACCTTCACCCTCACCGTGCGCAATCTCGATCAACGCCTCACCGCCTGGAATCTCACGGTGGTCGATTCGCTCGCGCCCGGCCTGGAAGTGATCAGCGCCGACTCGCCTTTCAGTTTGGTGAATCGCGTGGTGCGCTGGCAACGACCTGCGCTCGCGGCCGGCAGCGCCTGGCCGCTGCGCCTGGTGGTCCGCCTCACCGAGGAATGGCTGCGCCAGCAGCCTGGCAATCCGTGTGCGGTTGCCACGCTGTGGAATGTTGCAGCGGTTGCTTCCACTTCCGCGCTGGGCGCCGCGAGTCCGGAAGCGCCGCAGAACCTGAACAACAATCGCAGCGCCGCAGCGGTTGTGGTCGAGCCGCCGGCCGACTTGCTGGAAATTTTCACCATCGTTGACACCTTGCGGTCAACCGGCCCGGCAGTGCTGCTGCCCGGCGATACCCTGCGCTTCACGTTGCACTATCGCAACCTCACTGGGCCGGTGGCCGCGAGCGTGACGGTGATCGATTCCCTGCCGGATCCGGCATTCCTGCAATTGCTTGCTCCGCTGCCTGCGGGCTTTCGCTACGAGGCTGCGGCCCATCGCCTGGTGGGCGACCGCTCGAGTTTGGCGCCTGCCGCCCGCGACTCCGCTTCGTTCCTGATGCTGCTGCGGCCCACCGGCAGCGCTTGCGAGGATATCGTCCTGCACAATCGCGCTGTCATTCAGGAGGCCGCGCAGCTCGACTGCAATCTCGCCAACAACGCCAGTACCACCGCTTTGACGGTGGTGGGCAACCGCAATCTCTTGCAGCTCACCACGCTCGCGCCGGCGGCCGCCGATCCCGGAGAAGAGATTCTTTTCACGTTGCACTATCAAAACCTGAGCGAGATTCCCGCCACTGGCGTGGTCCTGCAGGTCGATCTGGCCGAAGCGCTGGCGGTGACGGCAATCAGCGACAGCGGCCGATTGCTGAGCGCGCTGCGCCTCGCCTGGCAGTTGGGCACGCTGGCGCCTCATGCCGGCGGTAGCGTGTCCTGGCGCGCGACGGTGCGCAACACGGTGCGCTGTGAGCCGGAGCAGATCACCATCATCTCACGTATCGATTCCGAGGTGCAGGACTGTGTACTGAAGGACAATGTCAGCGTGACGGCCATCACCCTCAACGCGACTCCGCCTGCCGAGCGGCCGCAATTGGCGGTTTACGGCCTGCAGCTCACCGATGCCAATGGCAACGGCTGCGCCGAGCCCGGCGAGCCCTTGCGCCTGCGCCTGATGTTTCAAAACCGCGGCGACTCCACCGCGCGGCAGATCGAATTCATCGACTTGTTTGCCCGCTGGGGAACGCAAACTTGGCCGGTGCCGCCGCCGCTCGCGCTCACTGCCGCGTTGGCGCCGAACGGTACCGGCTATGCCGACTTCGAGTTCACCCTCACCGCCAATGATTTCAGCGCCACCGACCTCACGTTCAACGGCAAGCTCACGGCCGCGAACTTCTGTGCCGCGGCAATTGACAGCGCCCTGATCCGGCTGCGTTTCTGCCCGCTGCCCAACCTGGTCTTCAAACAGGTCAACCTTACGGACGCGCCCGGCAACCGCGACGGCCTGGCGAGCGAGGCGGAACCTTTGGCAGCGCTGCTGGTCTACCAAAACGAGAGTCCGGTGGCAGCGGACAGCGTCACGCTCACACTCAACCTCGCGCCGCCGCATCTGGAGCTGTTGGAAAGCCGGCCTGCGCTGGCATTGCCGCTGCCGTTGCAGCTTCGCAGGGCATTGGCCGCCGGCCAGCAGGACAGCGTGCGTCTGACCTTGCGCTACGCTGATTTCGCGCCGGCCGAAGCGATGGTTGCGCTCACGGCCACGCTCACGGGGTCAGCATTCGTGCCGCCGGTCACCGCGCACGCGGCGATTGCGATCAAACAGGAATGCTTTGCGCGGCCCAACCCTTTCATTCCGGGCCGCCATCCGGAAGGTGTGCGCTTTGCGCCCAACGACGGCCAGCAGGTTGAAATTTTCGATTTGCACGGCAACCGGCGGCGGGCGCTGACGACACGCGAGCGCTGGGACGGCCGCGATGATTCCGGCAGGGAATGTGAGCCGGGCCTTTATGTCTGGTCAATAGCCGGCAACTGCCGCGGCACGATCGTGGTCGTGCGCTGA